The following proteins are encoded in a genomic region of Thermococcus pacificus:
- a CDS encoding deoxyhypusine synthase — MTEPKDIVLKESEEVEGTPIEGPWLDEVSSLEEVLDYYERIGFQATHLGKAIEIWRKVERKRAEGKEIRVFLGYTSNIVSSGLRELIAWLVKEGKVDVIVTTAGGIEEDFIKALKPFVLGDWNVNDALMREKGINRIGNIFVPNDRYIEFEKYMIPFFERVLEMEKERGKPLTASEFIYELGRYMDEKLGKEKERSIIYWAYKRNVPIFCPAITDGSIGDMLYFFKEERGDRELIIDIANDIVKLNNLAVTAKETASIILGGSLPKHAIINANLFRGGTDYAIYVTTAIPWDGSLSGAPPSEGVSWGKIRAKADYVEIWADATLVFPLLVWKVMRG; from the coding sequence ATGACCGAGCCGAAAGACATCGTTCTTAAGGAGAGCGAAGAGGTCGAAGGAACGCCAATAGAGGGGCCGTGGCTGGATGAAGTCAGCAGCCTTGAGGAGGTTTTGGATTATTACGAGAGAATAGGCTTTCAAGCTACCCACCTCGGGAAGGCGATAGAGATCTGGAGGAAAGTGGAGCGGAAGCGCGCCGAAGGGAAGGAAATCCGCGTCTTTCTCGGCTACACCTCGAACATAGTCTCCTCCGGGTTGAGGGAGCTAATCGCGTGGCTCGTGAAGGAGGGTAAAGTTGACGTAATCGTAACCACAGCCGGAGGAATCGAGGAAGACTTCATAAAGGCCCTCAAGCCCTTCGTCCTGGGCGACTGGAACGTTAACGACGCCTTAATGCGCGAGAAGGGCATCAACAGGATAGGCAACATTTTTGTTCCCAACGACCGCTACATCGAATTCGAGAAGTACATGATACCCTTCTTCGAGCGGGTTCTGGAGATGGAAAAGGAGCGCGGAAAGCCGCTCACGGCAAGTGAGTTCATCTACGAGCTCGGCAGATACATGGACGAGAAGCTCGGAAAGGAGAAGGAGCGCTCGATTATATACTGGGCCTACAAGCGGAACGTCCCGATATTCTGTCCGGCTATAACAGACGGCTCGATAGGAGACATGCTCTACTTCTTCAAGGAGGAGCGCGGGGACAGGGAGCTTATCATAGACATCGCCAACGACATAGTGAAGCTCAACAACCTCGCGGTTACGGCAAAGGAGACGGCATCAATAATCCTTGGTGGTTCGCTACCGAAGCATGCGATAATCAACGCCAACCTCTTCCGTGGAGGGACGGACTACGCGATTTACGTTACAACAGCCATCCCATGGGACGGCTCGCTGAGCGGTGCACCGCCGAGCGAAGGCGTCAGCTGGGGCAAGATAAGGGCCAAAGCCGATTACGTCGAGATATGGGCAGATGCGACATTGGTGTTCCCGCTGCTGGTGTGGAAGGTGATGCGGGGTTAG
- a CDS encoding zinc metalloprotease HtpX produces MGLLMWLRTGLLMAILTGLLMGIGYLFGGPNVAFIMFLFSLFFNFLTYWYSDRIVLSWYNARLVDEYEAPELYAIVRNLAERAGLPMPKVAIVPTETPNAFATGRDPKHAVVAVTTGLLKILNRDELEGVIGHELTHIKNRDMLIGTFAAAMAGAIMQLAYWARWIAIFGGFSRDRDEGGDIIAAILVAVLAPIAAMLIQAAVSRSREFLADEGGARISGKPHALASALMKIEQAVRYRPMRNGNPATAHMFIVNPFRGMSIANLFSTHPPTEARIERLRKIAEEMGIYF; encoded by the coding sequence ATGGGACTGCTGATGTGGCTCAGAACGGGTCTGCTGATGGCCATACTCACCGGGCTGCTCATGGGGATAGGCTACCTCTTCGGCGGCCCCAATGTGGCGTTCATCATGTTCCTGTTCTCGCTGTTCTTCAACTTCCTGACCTACTGGTACAGCGACAGAATCGTGCTGAGCTGGTACAACGCGAGGCTGGTTGACGAGTATGAAGCGCCAGAGCTCTACGCCATCGTTAGAAACCTCGCAGAGAGGGCGGGGCTCCCCATGCCGAAGGTTGCCATAGTCCCCACGGAAACCCCCAACGCCTTCGCCACTGGAAGGGACCCGAAGCACGCGGTAGTCGCCGTAACCACCGGGCTGCTGAAGATTCTCAACAGGGACGAGCTTGAGGGCGTCATAGGACACGAACTTACCCACATTAAGAACCGCGACATGCTCATCGGAACGTTTGCCGCCGCAATGGCCGGCGCGATAATGCAGCTCGCCTACTGGGCGAGATGGATAGCTATATTCGGCGGCTTCAGCAGGGACAGGGACGAGGGCGGCGATATTATAGCGGCCATCCTCGTTGCAGTTCTTGCACCAATAGCGGCGATGCTCATACAGGCGGCCGTAAGCCGTTCCAGGGAGTTCTTAGCGGACGAAGGAGGCGCAAGGATAAGCGGCAAGCCGCACGCCCTTGCCAGCGCGCTGATGAAGATAGAGCAGGCGGTCAGATACAGGCCCATGAGAAACGGCAACCCCGCGACGGCCCACATGTTCATAGTGAACCCCTTCAGGGGCATGAGCATAGCGAATCTCTTTTCAACCCACCCGCCCACTGAGGCAAGAATAGAGCGCCTTAGGAAGATAGCGGAGGAGATGGGGATTTACTTCTGA
- a CDS encoding SDR family oxidoreductase — protein sequence MSVKIDLDGLGVIVTASSRGIGFNVARELLRRNARVVISSHSLENLKKAEEELSEFGEVHAVQANLFRQEEVENLVKEAWELLGGVDALVWNAPNVPCEPCLLHEAGYLDWIEASALHTVAPGYLTTLLVQTWLEKRMKGRLVYLNSVSVKEPMPPLVLADVTRAGLVQLAKSVSRTYGKYGIRAYSVLLGSFDTPGARENLRALAEERGEPFEETWEREVLERTPLHRTGRWSELGSLVAFLLSDEAEYMLGSTVVIDGAMTRGVFL from the coding sequence ATGAGTGTGAAAATCGACCTCGATGGGCTTGGAGTCATCGTCACGGCATCCTCCAGGGGAATAGGCTTCAACGTCGCGAGGGAGCTTTTGAGGAGAAACGCGAGGGTTGTGATAAGCTCCCACAGCCTCGAAAACCTGAAGAAGGCTGAAGAAGAGCTGTCCGAATTTGGGGAGGTCCACGCTGTTCAGGCAAACCTGTTCCGGCAGGAAGAGGTTGAAAACCTCGTCAAAGAGGCCTGGGAGCTTTTGGGTGGGGTTGATGCGCTCGTCTGGAACGCCCCGAACGTGCCCTGTGAACCCTGCCTTCTCCACGAGGCAGGCTACCTCGACTGGATCGAGGCTTCCGCACTCCACACCGTCGCCCCGGGCTACCTCACGACCCTGCTCGTCCAGACGTGGCTTGAGAAGAGGATGAAGGGAAGACTGGTCTACCTAAACTCCGTCTCAGTGAAGGAGCCGATGCCGCCCCTCGTTTTGGCGGACGTTACAAGGGCGGGCTTGGTTCAGCTTGCGAAGAGCGTTTCGAGAACCTACGGGAAGTATGGGATAAGGGCCTATTCGGTTCTGCTGGGGAGCTTTGATACCCCTGGCGCAAGGGAGAACCTGAGAGCATTGGCAGAGGAGAGGGGGGAACCCTTCGAGGAGACATGGGAGCGGGAAGTTTTGGAAAGGACGCCGCTCCACAGGACCGGAAGGTGGAGTGAACTTGGCTCTCTCGTGGCGTTCCTCCTGAGTGACGAGGCAGAATACATGCTCGGCTCGACGGTTGTTATCGACGGGGCAATGACGAGGGGCGTTTTCCTCTGA
- the tiaS gene encoding tRNA(Ile2) 2-agmatinylcytidine synthetase TiaS, whose translation MLIHIGIDDTDSPNGMCTTYLGALLYRELSRIAEPLDLPRLIRLNPNVPYKTRGNGAVTMSFDADEGVIPEIKDTVLFYVSQLSDFEHENTNPGVVFFEGEIPDELREFSLKALREHVTIQEAEKVAREVGAEYFKFKLGRGVIGSLAAIGYPLERFTYELLAYREPENWGTPRRVNSESVFRVDKWAYPFSYDNVDPYKRSVLITPHGKDPVLVGIRGIDKTKVIQVFERVEFGEPVAFYQLYKTNQNTDDHLAPKKIGELKLYDSAVVRGRVVGEYWERGRHVFFELEDDTGRIRVAAFEPTKKFRNYVRKLLPGDEIIAAGGVKEHEGVLTLNLEKFYPVKLVPKVEYQKPKCPKCGGTMKSKGDYLKCKHCGYKMPKKLIPVEVLRDLEKKIYEVPPDARKHLSRPLVLPGGEDKLLELL comes from the coding sequence ATGCTCATCCACATCGGGATCGACGACACTGATTCGCCAAACGGCATGTGTACCACCTACCTCGGTGCTCTCCTCTACCGCGAGCTTTCGAGGATAGCGGAGCCTCTCGATCTTCCGAGGCTGATAAGGCTAAACCCCAACGTCCCATACAAGACGCGCGGCAACGGGGCCGTAACTATGAGCTTTGATGCCGATGAGGGAGTTATTCCGGAAATAAAGGACACCGTCCTCTTCTACGTGAGCCAGCTGTCTGACTTTGAGCACGAGAACACCAACCCAGGAGTGGTTTTCTTTGAGGGTGAAATCCCCGACGAGCTGAGGGAGTTCTCGCTCAAAGCTTTGAGGGAGCACGTTACGATCCAGGAAGCGGAGAAGGTCGCGAGAGAGGTCGGGGCCGAGTACTTCAAGTTCAAGCTCGGCCGAGGAGTTATAGGCTCCTTAGCCGCCATCGGCTACCCCCTGGAGCGGTTCACCTACGAGCTTCTGGCCTACCGCGAGCCGGAGAACTGGGGAACGCCAAGAAGGGTAAACTCGGAGAGCGTTTTCCGAGTGGACAAGTGGGCCTACCCCTTCAGCTACGACAATGTTGATCCATACAAACGGAGCGTTTTGATAACGCCGCACGGCAAAGATCCAGTTCTGGTTGGAATCAGGGGAATTGATAAAACCAAAGTCATTCAGGTCTTCGAGCGCGTTGAGTTCGGGGAGCCGGTCGCGTTCTACCAGCTCTACAAGACCAACCAGAACACCGACGACCACCTTGCTCCGAAGAAAATCGGCGAGCTTAAGCTCTATGACAGCGCCGTCGTGAGGGGTAGGGTCGTGGGAGAATACTGGGAGCGTGGGAGGCACGTCTTCTTCGAGCTGGAAGACGATACTGGAAGAATTCGCGTCGCGGCCTTCGAGCCGACCAAGAAGTTCCGCAACTATGTGAGAAAGCTCCTGCCCGGTGATGAAATCATAGCGGCCGGTGGTGTCAAGGAGCACGAGGGCGTTCTCACGCTCAACCTTGAGAAGTTCTACCCAGTGAAGCTCGTTCCAAAGGTCGAGTACCAAAAGCCGAAGTGCCCGAAGTGCGGCGGGACGATGAAGAGCAAGGGCGACTACCTCAAGTGCAAGCACTGCGGCTACAAAATGCCGAAGAAGCTGATCCCGGTTGAGGTGCTCCGCGACTTGGAGAAGAAAATCTACGAGGTCCCTCCAGATGCGAGGAAGCACCTGTCGAGGCCGTTGGTGTTGCCGGGCGGGGAGGATAAACTGTTGGAGCTTTTGTGA
- a CDS encoding cupin domain-containing protein, with translation MEAVIPKVSLDEKIREITEPWSPVEIARVNDYVVRMALFEGEYHWHKHTNEDELFYVYRGRIVIQLRGQPDITLEEGEMAVVAKGVEHCPKALEPSYVLMFEPAELKSRGD, from the coding sequence GTGGAAGCCGTGATCCCAAAGGTTAGTCTGGATGAAAAGATTAGGGAGATTACCGAACCGTGGTCGCCGGTTGAGATAGCTCGAGTGAACGACTACGTCGTCAGGATGGCCCTTTTTGAAGGCGAATACCACTGGCACAAGCACACGAACGAGGATGAACTCTTCTACGTCTACAGGGGCAGGATAGTCATTCAGCTTAGAGGCCAGCCGGATATAACCCTGGAAGAGGGAGAGATGGCCGTTGTGGCCAAGGGGGTGGAGCACTGCCCGAAGGCTCTCGAACCCTCGTATGTTCTTATGTTTGAACCGGCGGAGCTGAAGAGCAGGGGCGATTGA
- a CDS encoding alpha/beta hydrolase-fold protein, giving the protein MVEVTFIVSVPDYTPENDPVYIAGDFNSWNPGDENYRLRKRDDGRWEITLEFPQGTSIEFKFTRGSWETVEKGRNGEEIANRRFTFKESGTYEFTVYHWRDYVEEVGVGEHTITGNVTTFKMLIPQLNRTRRIWVYLPPDYGTDGKRYPVLYMLDGQNLFDRATSFAGEWGVDEALERLYNESGFSLIVVGIDNGGDKRIDEYAPWVNEEYGRGGEGDAMVRFIVETLKPYIDLQYRTLPNETGIMGSSLGGLMAIYAGFSYPETFKYVGAMSSAFWFNPEIYDFVKNAPKGPEKIYIDWGTSEGSDPSEMIETNERMVEILKEKGYVEGENLMVVEDEGATHNEYYWGKRFPKAVLWLFGG; this is encoded by the coding sequence ATGGTCGAAGTCACTTTCATCGTCTCCGTCCCGGACTACACACCGGAGAATGACCCGGTTTACATAGCGGGCGACTTCAACAGCTGGAACCCGGGCGATGAAAACTACAGGCTCAGGAAGCGTGATGACGGAAGGTGGGAGATAACCCTCGAGTTTCCCCAAGGAACGAGCATAGAGTTCAAGTTCACACGCGGCTCGTGGGAGACCGTCGAGAAGGGCAGGAATGGAGAGGAGATAGCCAACAGGCGCTTCACGTTCAAGGAGAGCGGAACCTACGAGTTCACGGTCTACCACTGGAGGGACTACGTGGAGGAAGTCGGCGTCGGCGAGCACACGATAACGGGCAACGTGACGACCTTCAAGATGCTCATCCCCCAGCTCAACAGGACAAGGAGGATATGGGTCTACCTGCCGCCAGACTACGGGACGGACGGGAAGCGCTACCCGGTCCTCTACATGCTCGACGGCCAGAACCTCTTCGACAGGGCGACTTCCTTCGCCGGCGAGTGGGGAGTGGACGAGGCCCTCGAAAGGCTCTACAACGAGAGCGGCTTTTCCCTCATAGTGGTCGGCATAGACAACGGCGGCGACAAGAGGATCGACGAGTACGCTCCCTGGGTGAACGAGGAGTACGGCAGGGGCGGCGAGGGGGATGCGATGGTCCGCTTCATCGTTGAGACGCTCAAGCCCTACATAGACCTCCAGTACCGCACGCTACCGAACGAGACGGGGATAATGGGCTCCTCGCTCGGCGGATTGATGGCAATCTATGCAGGCTTCTCCTACCCTGAGACCTTCAAATACGTTGGCGCGATGAGTTCGGCCTTCTGGTTCAACCCGGAGATATACGACTTCGTGAAGAACGCTCCCAAGGGACCGGAGAAAATCTATATCGACTGGGGGACCAGCGAAGGAAGCGACCCGAGCGAGATGATAGAGACGAACGAGCGGATGGTAGAGATACTGAAGGAAAAGGGCTACGTCGAGGGAGAAAACCTGATGGTTGTCGAGGACGAAGGGGCTACACACAACGAGTACTACTGGGGGAAGCGCTTCCCGAAGGCCGTGCTCTGGCTCTTCGGCGGTTGA